tttaattttaatttgacTTTTATTACTTTGTCATAACTAAATGGGTTGTtaagacaatgttgaaccccattaaagggaactagattgacatagtaatagcccatagttacttacatgaggtgacgtctcgaagtaactagagtgtgatgcggttGATGACAAGTTTAAAtgtcatagagtcatgagagatgactagccgatcacataggcagactgtggggACACTCtgccgggcttatgaccgcttatagagttctggcaatttttatagcctggtcgtggcgagagctactatggtattcttatgagttaattctttgactaatgactgttcgcctaagatggcacagtttcagaatgactttgatttatgttcggcgaccttcgtaattggggtctaatgggcatgttttgggtcatgatgagctgtggctaatcgaagggaagagtgcaataggaattgtccatccccgtcagggttatcttatatctcaaggccactcgaggagtaatgaactggaaatgcgtggccacgttcggaagatatctatggcagataactccggtcagacagttgttctccagatcgaggaaaccactcacgatatgatcaaatgcaagtacgacctgcaagacaccatgcattgagtgggagatagtaataggataagagaattggtgacgcacacttgtcgcgaacaagtgggagattattggagtatgtgtcctcgacaataatgcgatcacatgtttaaatatcatattaagaatacataagggaacgtaacattttattgtcaactgaaccacattaatcggtaatgattggctgactatagtttgacattactgtcatgcgacggtggtgatcagttgatcccttaaggtcatacctctaaggaaacattctttttttttttggtaaatgtaaaaaatatatTGAGAAACGAGAACCAAATACATCAACAGTTAAAGCTGAAATAGAAATCAGCCAGCcatgaaactaattacaaattacaTAAGCTTTTCAAGCCAACTACGATCTCTCCTAGACATTGTGCCTTTGATTTGCTGTTGGATTTTTGTTCGAACTTCAAACTGAATCATTTTCAGATAGCCTGCTGGTGCTTGGATTTGCAGATCATGTCTGCTGCCATTTCGTTGCCTCCAAATATGATAAGTAACAGCATTCAGAATGCTATTTATGATCCCCACTTTCAGTCTAGACAGTCTAGCATTCCTCCTCCAGTCTTGATCTCTAGTTTCAGGCAAACAAAAACAAGTCCATTCACGAATCAAAGACAAAACTGCCTTACTGTACTGACATTTAAAGAACAGGTGCTGTAGAGTTTTTTCCTCACTTCCACAGATGCAGCATAGGTTATCATTAGCAATGTTGAGTCTAAATAGCTTGTCCTTGGTGTTGAGACCCCGGTGATGATAAAGCCAGGCTATAATTGCATGCTTAGGGACAGTCCACTTATTCCAAACCTGATGATGCCACTCTACATCAGAATTAGAGTGATGCAGCCAAGCATAAGGAAACATTCTTagttgactaattaattaattgtatgacgatacaagttaattaattccttgaaattgaacaaatgattttgtgagttataatacgtatcttattgtaatttgattaaataagattagtgataagtaattaaattattttattacttaaggtttatttattgtttatgaagcaattgagataagaatgaattatttattataaatacaagtagttgtgatttataatcatatgacccattttaagtattAGTAATtctgaattactagttaattttttatatgtgatttaatttgtttatgtgatgattttttaatttgttaaaaatgcattatttaaacaacatgtcaagtaacatgtcaaatatgtcacacaatacatattaacaaattgacaaacttaaaatggacccattttaatATGGGTGAACCGTGTATTATGGGTAGGGTTGATTATTGTTCATTAATCTATTAATTAGTGGGATACATGATCATTGCCTACTAAttatagccttgcatacctattgttcttgtgaagagcaactacaAAAtctattgggcactcttccccctCCCTCTACCCGGCCACCCTAGAGAAGAGAAGGGTTTCTCTTCTGATTTTTAGACTAATTCATTCTAAGATTAATTATTCACTTTGAATATTTGCTTATCTCTCTCtatgtttttgttgttgaacaaaatcataaaaactcacagaaaatctctaatattattcaacaatactagaagtagtatctACATAATATTAGCATTTCTTAAGGGAACACatattaattctagtaatcaaattaatattagtattaagtgtgattttcttggtacaatccttgaggagagattctaaattgaatcttgttcatccatttgaaaagctcaagaactaagtaaggtaggagaccttactagtgccctaatagccgaaaatacatTTGTAAGGGACCGattttcttcactcttgtattttgttttgcatgcataagatctagatttaattttatgactaaattattttatcacatattcaatatgtaaacttttgagattgatgaatccaacaagtggtatcagagtattggtgacgcacacttgtcgcggacaagtgggagattgttggagtatgtgtcctcgacaataatgcgatcacctGTTTAAATCTCACATTAAAAATACGCAAGGGATTGTAACATGTCAAGTGATCCACTTTAATcgctaatgattggctgactagagtttgacattactgtcgtgtgacggtggtgatcagttgatcccttaaggtcatacctttagggaaacattcttaattgattaattaattaattgtatgttgattcaagttaattaattccttaaaattgaacaaatttaattataagtgagaattatatatcttattgtaatgtgattaaataagatttaatttagtaattaatttgttatattactaaagttgattgatgtttgtgaaacatttgagataagagaaattagttagttattattacaagaagttgtagattatattaactagacttaatatgacccattttatatacatgtaattgtgaattacttgtcaatttattaaatataatttatttgatttaaaatgatatttaattagttaaatatgaatttaaatctctaatgacatgttacTTGTCACATTTCATAccaaattacaaatgacaaaaatacaaagataaaatggaatccattttatgtAGGGTGGACCGTTTTTGATGGGTGATTATGGGTGTTTAGTTTGTTGTCTTATTCTTAGCATAAGATGCTTAAAACATAATGATGACCCCAAAACCTAGACCTAGCATGCCTagtgttttgagaagacaaaaaggaaaagcaACCACCCTTCCCCATGAGTCCAAAAAACCGGTGCCCCTTTCCATATACTCACATGTTGAGCTTCTTTGATGAGATTTATTCTTTTTCTTCATGAAAAACTCTCTTATCCTCTTACACATAAAAATGGTTTTATGCCTAATTTGTTcaaaaatctctaatattattccactaatactagaagtagtatacatataatattagtaattttaaggaaacaaatattaatttctagtaactaaattaatatttgtattaagaaggatttccttggtacaatccttaaggagAAGTTCCTACTATGGAGCTTGAAGATTTGGAGCActcttggaagatcatcctattatgggtagctcaagaacaagactaGGAAGGAGTCCTATCTTGTGCCCTTGAAACCGAAATATCATATGGTAAGGAGACGATTTCTTCTTACTAAATTTgaaagttttgcatgcataagatctagaattaattttatgactaaaataatttatcacatattcaatatgtaaacctTTGTGATTAACGAATCCAATAAGCCTTGAGAAGGTGGATactacgcgaggagaccaaaagaagatgttcttgagggtACTACgcaaggagaccaaaagaagatgttcttaaggataatACGCGAGGataccaaaagaagatgttcttgaggatactACTCGAGGAGacaaaaagaagatgttcttgaggatactactcgaggagaccaaaagaagatgttcttaaggaaactatATGAGGACATCAAAAGAAGGTGTTCTTTTGAAATTTAGATCATGATCTATGAAGTTACAAGAGATattaaaattcgacattttacttaagagccccatgaaactaaaatgatatctatgcaattaaatggatttatttgggattgttgagaccaatccaaagtGAATAGAagtttatgattaagagttgcaaTAGAGTGGCATGTCGATGTCTACAgaactaagttaattgttaactaaGCTAAGGATTAAAAACATTGCTATTCATTATGAAAGTAAGTAAAGTATCAAAGCcacttcctaaatgggtatttaagttttatttgttaacaaattaactctgataccacttgaaggattCGTTAATCTCAAAACTTTACATATTTAgtatgtgataaattaatttagtcataaaattaattctagatcttatgcatgcaaaactttcGAAATTAGTAAGAAGAAATCGTCTCCTTACCATGTGATATTTCGGTTTCAAGGGCACAAGATAGGACTCCTTCCtagtcttgttcttgagctacccaaaataggatgatcttccaagagTGCTCCAAATCTTCAAGCTCCATAGTAGGAACTTCTCCTTAaagattgtaccaaggaaatccttcttaatacaaatattaatttagttactagaaattaatatttgttcccttaaaattactaatattatatgtatactacttctagtaataaatctagacatgt
The Silene latifolia isolate original U9 population chromosome 11, ASM4854445v1, whole genome shotgun sequence genome window above contains:
- the LOC141613706 gene encoding uncharacterized protein LOC141613706 produces the protein MFPYAWLHHSNSDVEWHHQVWNKWTVPKHAIIAWLYHHRGLNTKDKLFRLNIANDNLCCICGSEEKTLQHLFFKCQYSKAVLSLIREWTCFCLPETRDQDWRRNARLSRLKVGIINSILNAVTYHIWRQRNGSRHDLQIQAPAGYLKMIQFEVRTKIQQQIKGTMSRRDRSWLEKLM